In Massilistercora timonensis, the following are encoded in one genomic region:
- a CDS encoding deoxyuridine 5'-triphosphate nucleotidohydrolase, whose amino-acid sequence MAKRIAQFHKVSFDKFQEGFIDCFGPVKEREIRDIYGAIKLPVRATRGSAGYDFFAPLSLSIAPGRTVKVPTGIRVEMQENWVLKCYPRSGLGFKYRLQLNNTVGIIDSDYFYSDNEGHIFAKITNDTNEGKTVEIEAGTGFMQGIFVEYGITMDDEVSTVRNGGLGSTTDR is encoded by the coding sequence ATGGCCAAGAGGATCGCACAGTTTCACAAGGTGAGTTTTGATAAGTTCCAGGAAGGATTTATTGACTGCTTCGGACCGGTGAAGGAGAGGGAGATCCGTGATATCTATGGAGCCATCAAGCTGCCGGTGCGGGCCACCAGAGGTTCCGCCGGATATGATTTCTTCGCGCCGCTGTCTCTTTCTATCGCGCCGGGCAGGACGGTGAAAGTTCCCACCGGGATCCGGGTGGAGATGCAGGAGAATTGGGTGCTGAAGTGCTATCCCAGGAGCGGGCTTGGATTTAAGTACCGGCTGCAGTTAAATAATACGGTAGGGATCATTGACAGTGATTATTTCTATTCCGACAATGAAGGCCATATTTTCGCCAAGATCACCAATGACACCAATGAAGGGAAGACGGTGGAGATCGAGGCGGGGACCGGATTCATGCAGGGTATCTTCGTGGAATACGGGATTACAATGGACGACGAGGTATCAACAGTCCGAAACGGCGGACTGGGGAGTACTACAGATAGATAA
- a CDS encoding spore germination protein, translated as MSERKQVTASREANTDYLNQVLPIRESFDLIQRDIQIGGRMASFYFIDGFMKDEVMLKIMDSLLKVKEEEMPADATQFSRLCVPYVEVDVLGDFDQVLKNLLSGVTCLFIDGYEACIAIDCRTYPMRSVEEPDKDKSLRGSRDGFVETVVFNTAMLRRRIRDPELVMEMKEVGDSSRTDVAVCYMKDRVDQALLKRVEEQIGSIKTGDLRMNQQSLAECLFRRKWYNPFPKFKFTERPDTAAACLLEGKVAILVDNSPSALILPTSIYDMIEEANDYYFPTLTRVYLKAARALINFLTIFLTPVFLLFMQNLNWLPEVFAFVAVKDTVNIPLIFQLLMLEIAIDGLRLAALNTPSMLSTPLSVIAGLVMGEFSVKSGWFNSEVMLYMAFVAVANYTQPNFELGYALKFMRLQLLVLTALFNWVGFAAGCGIVVMSICFNRTLSGRSYLDVRLN; from the coding sequence ATGTCTGAGAGAAAACAGGTGACAGCTTCACGGGAGGCGAATACAGACTATCTGAATCAGGTGCTTCCCATCCGGGAGAGTTTCGACCTGATCCAGAGGGATATCCAGATCGGAGGGCGGATGGCCTCCTTTTATTTTATTGACGGCTTTATGAAGGACGAAGTCATGCTTAAGATCATGGATTCTCTCCTGAAGGTGAAGGAAGAGGAGATGCCGGCGGACGCCACACAGTTCTCCCGGCTGTGCGTTCCCTATGTGGAGGTGGATGTACTGGGAGATTTTGACCAGGTGCTGAAGAACCTGCTGTCGGGAGTGACCTGTCTCTTCATCGACGGTTATGAGGCCTGTATCGCCATTGACTGCAGGACTTATCCCATGCGGAGTGTGGAGGAGCCTGACAAGGACAAGTCCCTCAGGGGCTCCCGGGACGGGTTTGTGGAGACGGTGGTGTTCAACACTGCCATGCTGCGGCGGCGGATCCGGGATCCGGAACTGGTGATGGAGATGAAAGAAGTGGGGGACAGCTCCCGTACAGATGTGGCTGTGTGCTATATGAAGGACCGGGTGGACCAGGCGCTCCTTAAGCGGGTGGAAGAACAGATCGGCTCCATTAAGACCGGGGACTTAAGGATGAACCAGCAGAGCCTGGCGGAATGCCTGTTCCGGCGCAAGTGGTATAATCCATTTCCCAAATTCAAGTTCACAGAGCGGCCGGATACGGCGGCGGCCTGCCTGTTGGAGGGAAAGGTGGCCATCCTGGTGGACAATTCTCCCTCGGCCCTGATCCTGCCCACCTCCATTTACGATATGATCGAGGAGGCCAACGATTATTATTTCCCCACCCTGACCCGGGTATACCTGAAGGCGGCACGGGCGCTGATCAATTTCCTCACCATCTTCCTCACGCCGGTATTCCTTCTCTTTATGCAGAATCTCAACTGGCTGCCGGAGGTCTTTGCCTTTGTGGCGGTGAAGGATACGGTGAACATCCCTTTGATCTTCCAGCTTCTCATGCTGGAGATCGCCATCGACGGCCTGCGTCTGGCGGCGCTGAATACGCCCAGCATGCTGAGCACGCCCTTAAGTGTGATCGCCGGCCTGGTGATGGGAGAGTTCTCAGTAAAATCCGGCTGGTTCAACTCGGAAGTCATGCTCTACATGGCCTTTGTAGCGGTGGCAAACTATACCCAGCCCAATTTTGAACTGGGGTATGCGCTGAAATTCATGCGGCTCCAGCTGCTGGTGCTGACGGCCCTCTTTAACTGGGTGGGCTTTGCCGCCGGCTGCGGGATCGTGGTTATGAGCATCTGCTTTAACCGGACCCTCTCCGGAAGAAGTTATCTGGATGTGCGATTGAATTAG